In Sporichthya polymorpha DSM 43042, a genomic segment contains:
- the panD gene encoding aspartate 1-decarboxylase, giving the protein MFRTMLKSKIHRATVTQADLHYVGSITIDEDLLDAADLLAGEQVAIVDIDNGARLETYVIPGPRGTGIIGINGAAARLVQPGDLVIIISYMGVTDAEARELKPKVVHVDGRNNIVHIDGDPAAPVPGDGEDRGDLRGDVLMNRHAAAPVHVGR; this is encoded by the coding sequence GTGTTCCGCACCATGCTGAAGTCCAAGATCCACCGCGCCACCGTGACGCAGGCCGACCTGCACTACGTCGGCTCGATCACCATCGACGAGGACCTCCTCGACGCCGCCGATCTCCTCGCCGGCGAGCAGGTCGCGATCGTCGACATCGACAACGGCGCCCGCCTCGAGACCTACGTGATCCCGGGCCCGCGTGGGACCGGCATCATCGGCATCAACGGTGCCGCTGCGCGCCTGGTCCAGCCCGGCGACCTCGTCATCATCATCAGCTACATGGGCGTCACCGACGCCGAGGCCCGCGAGCTGAAGCCGAAGGTCGTGCACGTCGACGGCCGCAACAACATCGTGCACATCGACGGCGACCCGGCCGCTCCCGTCCCCGGCGACGGCGAGGACCGCGGCGACCTGCGTGGCGACGTTCTGATGAACCGTCACGCCGCTGCGCCCGTGCACGTCGGCCGCTGA
- a CDS encoding L-aspartate oxidase, which translates to MSGLPRRLAAPEPGWVAEADVVVVGSGIAGLTIALRAANSLAEFGGRVLLVTKDVLAAGSTQWAQGGIAAALGPEDSPAEHERDTLLAGDGLCDPDAVRLLVHEGPAAVRRLIAGGAVFDLAADGELALGREGGHRRDRIAHAGGDATGAEIQRALVDAVRADSRIEVIEHALGLDLLLGADGGVAGLTLHVMGEGQRDGVGAVHAPIVVLATGGLGQVYEATTNPLVSTGDGTAMALRAGAVVRDLEFVQFHPTVLWLGPGAAGQQPLISEAVRGEGAVLVDAKGQPFMAGEHELGDLAPRSVVAKAILRRMNATGVPHVWLDARGLGAQTWEARFPTILAKCREHGIDPVTDLIPVVPACHYASGGVRTDLAGRSTVPGLYACGEAACSGVHGANRLASNSLLEGLVFAERIAEDLERTFRTGRPARREPIKDRREPGVIAGSVRREIQQLMSAGAGVLRNDRGLRETESALIFLGRSHPGEPCVESWETTNLLTVARFLVAAAAERAETRGSHWREDYPDRDDAEWLGHLDCRLTDEGVSMVHTAGHLGVPSALLSAELGEAGLPVAEVLDIVSRALAEDLAPGRADVTSTATVPAEQRSTADVVARADGVVAGLSVARAVFETVTRGAALVDLLAKDGERVRRGDVLMSVSGRTVDLLVAERTALNFLCHLSGIATATRAWADALAGTRARVRDTRKTTPGLRALEKYAVRAGGGVNHRLSLWDEALIKDNHVIAAGGIVEAFEAVRSRYPDLPVEVEVDSLTQLQAVLEAGAELVLLDNFTPDQMRKAVALNNGRARLEASGGLTFADAAAVAATGVDYISVGALTHSAPILDIALDLREESS; encoded by the coding sequence ATGAGCGGGTTGCCGCGGCGGCTCGCTGCACCGGAGCCCGGATGGGTTGCGGAGGCCGACGTCGTCGTCGTCGGGTCCGGCATCGCCGGGCTGACGATCGCGCTCCGCGCGGCGAACTCCCTCGCGGAGTTCGGTGGCCGCGTCCTGCTCGTCACCAAGGACGTCCTCGCGGCGGGCTCGACCCAGTGGGCGCAGGGTGGCATCGCCGCCGCCCTCGGCCCGGAGGACAGCCCCGCCGAGCACGAGCGCGACACCCTCCTCGCGGGGGACGGCTTGTGCGACCCCGATGCGGTTCGGCTCCTCGTCCACGAGGGCCCGGCTGCTGTTCGCCGCCTGATCGCGGGCGGCGCCGTGTTCGACCTCGCGGCCGACGGGGAACTCGCCCTCGGCCGCGAGGGCGGTCATCGTCGTGACCGCATCGCCCACGCCGGCGGGGACGCCACCGGCGCGGAGATCCAGCGCGCACTCGTCGACGCCGTCCGCGCCGACTCGCGCATCGAGGTCATCGAGCACGCTCTCGGTCTCGACCTGCTGCTCGGGGCCGACGGCGGCGTCGCCGGCCTGACGCTGCACGTGATGGGGGAGGGCCAGCGCGACGGTGTCGGCGCGGTGCACGCCCCGATCGTCGTCCTCGCCACCGGCGGCCTCGGCCAGGTCTACGAGGCGACGACGAACCCGCTCGTCTCCACCGGCGACGGCACCGCGATGGCGCTGCGCGCCGGCGCGGTCGTGCGCGACCTGGAGTTCGTCCAGTTCCACCCGACCGTCCTCTGGCTCGGCCCCGGCGCCGCCGGCCAGCAGCCGCTGATCTCTGAGGCGGTCCGCGGCGAGGGCGCGGTGCTCGTCGACGCGAAGGGCCAGCCGTTCATGGCCGGCGAGCACGAGCTCGGCGACCTCGCGCCGCGCAGCGTCGTCGCCAAGGCGATCCTGCGCCGGATGAACGCGACCGGCGTCCCGCACGTGTGGCTCGACGCCCGCGGCCTCGGCGCGCAGACGTGGGAGGCGCGCTTCCCGACGATCCTCGCCAAGTGCCGCGAGCACGGCATCGACCCGGTGACCGACCTGATCCCGGTCGTGCCCGCGTGCCACTACGCCTCCGGCGGGGTCCGCACGGACCTCGCGGGCCGCTCGACGGTCCCCGGCCTGTACGCCTGCGGCGAGGCCGCGTGCTCCGGCGTGCACGGGGCGAACCGCCTCGCGTCGAACTCCCTCCTCGAGGGCCTGGTCTTCGCCGAGCGGATCGCCGAGGACCTCGAGCGCACGTTCCGCACCGGCCGCCCCGCCCGTCGCGAGCCGATCAAGGACCGCCGGGAGCCCGGCGTCATCGCGGGCAGCGTCCGGCGGGAGATCCAGCAGCTGATGAGCGCCGGCGCCGGCGTGCTCCGCAACGACCGCGGCCTGCGCGAGACCGAGAGCGCGCTGATCTTCCTCGGCCGCTCGCACCCCGGCGAGCCGTGCGTCGAGTCCTGGGAGACGACGAACCTGCTGACGGTCGCGCGGTTCCTCGTCGCGGCCGCCGCCGAGCGCGCCGAGACCCGCGGCTCCCACTGGCGCGAGGACTACCCCGACCGCGACGATGCCGAGTGGCTCGGTCATCTGGACTGCCGCCTCACCGACGAGGGGGTCTCGATGGTGCACACCGCGGGGCACCTCGGCGTCCCCTCCGCGCTGCTCTCAGCCGAGCTCGGCGAGGCCGGGCTCCCGGTCGCGGAGGTGCTCGACATCGTCTCCCGCGCCTTGGCCGAGGATCTCGCCCCCGGCCGCGCGGACGTCACCAGCACCGCGACCGTCCCCGCCGAGCAGCGCAGCACCGCCGACGTCGTCGCCCGCGCGGACGGGGTCGTCGCCGGCCTCTCCGTCGCCCGCGCGGTGTTCGAGACCGTGACGCGGGGCGCGGCGCTGGTCGACCTGCTGGCGAAGGACGGCGAGCGCGTCCGTCGCGGCGACGTGCTGATGTCGGTCTCGGGTCGGACGGTGGACCTGCTCGTCGCCGAGCGGACCGCGCTGAACTTCCTGTGCCACCTCTCCGGCATCGCGACCGCGACCCGCGCCTGGGCCGACGCCCTCGCCGGCACCCGCGCCCGCGTCCGCGACACCCGCAAGACCACGCCCGGCCTGCGCGCGCTGGAGAAGTACGCCGTCCGCGCCGGGGGCGGCGTGAACCACCGCCTGTCGCTGTGGGACGAGGCGCTGATCAAGGACAACCACGTCATCGCCGCGGGCGGGATCGTCGAGGCGTTCGAGGCCGTGCGCTCCCGGTACCCGGACCTCCCGGTCGAGGTCGAGGTCGACTCCCTGACGCAGCTTCAGGCCGTGCTCGAAGCCGGTGCGGAGCTCGTCCTGCTCGACAACTTCACGCCCGATCAGATGCGGAAGGCGGTTGCCCTGAACAACGGCCGGGCGCGGCTCGAGGCCAGCGGCGGGCTGACGTTCGCCGACGCTGCCGCCGTCGCGGCCACCGGTGTTGACTACATCTCCGTCGGCGCGCTCACCCACTCGGCGCCGATCCTCGACATTGCTCTGGACCTGCGCGAGGAGTCCAGCTGA
- a CDS encoding type III pantothenate kinase, protein MLLTIDVGNTHTVLGLFDDKEIVEHWRIATDARRTADELAVTFRSLLERYVPPGGAPEGDLVTGISMCSTVPSVLHEMREMFRRYYPDVPSVVVEPGVRTGVPVLMDNPKEVGADRVVNSLAAAHLYGGPCIVVDLGTATTFDAVSARGEYIGGAIAPGIEISVEALGSRGAQLRKVELARPRSVIGKSTVEAMQAGILYGFAGQIDGIVERMAAELSDDPDTVTVVATGGLATIILAEASTIDVHEPWLTLVGLRLIFERNTPA, encoded by the coding sequence ATGCTGCTCACCATCGACGTCGGCAACACCCACACCGTCCTGGGGCTGTTCGACGACAAGGAGATCGTCGAGCACTGGCGGATCGCCACCGACGCCCGCCGGACCGCCGACGAGCTCGCCGTGACGTTCCGGTCGCTGCTCGAGCGGTACGTCCCGCCCGGCGGTGCGCCCGAGGGCGACCTCGTCACCGGCATCTCGATGTGCTCGACCGTCCCCTCGGTCCTGCACGAGATGCGCGAGATGTTCCGCCGGTACTACCCCGACGTGCCGTCCGTCGTCGTCGAGCCCGGCGTGCGCACCGGCGTCCCCGTCCTCATGGACAACCCGAAGGAGGTCGGCGCCGACCGCGTCGTGAACTCCCTGGCCGCCGCGCACCTCTACGGCGGCCCGTGCATCGTCGTCGACCTCGGCACCGCGACCACCTTCGACGCCGTCAGCGCCCGCGGCGAGTACATCGGCGGCGCGATCGCCCCCGGCATCGAGATCTCCGTCGAGGCCCTCGGCTCCCGCGGCGCCCAGCTCCGCAAGGTCGAGCTCGCCCGCCCCCGCTCGGTCATCGGCAAGTCGACCGTCGAGGCCATGCAAGCCGGCATCCTCTACGGCTTCGCCGGCCAGATCGACGGGATCGTCGAGCGCATGGCCGCCGAGCTCTCCGACGACCCCGACACCGTCACCGTCGTCGCCACCGGCGGCCTCGCGACGATCATCCTCGCCGAGGCCTCCACCATCGACGTCCACGAGCCCTGGCTCACCCTCGTCGGCCTGCGCCTCATCTTCGAGCGGAATACGCCTGCGTAG
- the lysX gene encoding bifunctional lysylphosphatidylglycerol synthetase/lysine--tRNA ligase LysX: protein MRVRREKLERLRATGVDPYPVTFERTATAAELAAKHTGLEPDTHTGETAGVTGRVLLSRVGGKLCFATLRDGSGDIQVMLSLDKLGPDALAAWKSDVDLGDHVGITGEVITSKRGELSVLADSWTLTAKCLRPLPDKHKGLSDPEALVRQRYVDLIVNPEARRMLTMRSEMVRSLRNTLAEAGFLEVETPMLQAIHGGANARPFVTHINAYDADLYLRIAPELYLKRLAVGGVEKVFEINRNFRNEGVDATHNPEFTMLEAYEAYGDYNTMADLTRRLILNATRDAVGSTVINRGGEEFDIGGEWRTVTVNEGLSEALGTEITADTPVADLIALCQKADIPYNPDWNRGQIVLEMYEHLLEERTVLPTFYRDFPTEVSPLTRAHREDPRLAERWDLVAFGTEIGTAYSELIDPVEQRARLTAQSLQAAGGDAEAMQLDEDFLRALEYAMPPTGGMGMGVDRLLMMMTGASIRQTVLFPFVRPE, encoded by the coding sequence ATGCGGGTCCGGCGGGAGAAGTTGGAGCGGCTGCGGGCGACGGGAGTCGACCCGTACCCGGTGACCTTCGAGCGGACCGCGACGGCGGCCGAGCTCGCGGCGAAGCACACGGGCCTCGAGCCCGACACCCACACGGGGGAAACCGCCGGGGTGACCGGCCGGGTCCTGCTCTCGCGGGTCGGCGGCAAGCTCTGCTTCGCGACGCTGCGGGACGGCAGCGGCGACATCCAGGTGATGCTCTCCCTCGACAAGCTCGGGCCGGACGCGCTCGCGGCCTGGAAGTCCGACGTCGACCTCGGGGATCACGTCGGCATCACCGGCGAGGTCATCACCTCCAAGCGGGGTGAGCTCTCGGTCCTCGCCGACTCCTGGACGCTGACCGCCAAGTGCCTGCGCCCGCTGCCGGACAAGCACAAGGGTCTGTCCGACCCGGAGGCGTTGGTCCGACAGCGTTACGTCGACCTGATCGTGAACCCCGAGGCCCGGCGGATGCTCACGATGCGCTCGGAGATGGTTCGCTCTCTGCGAAACACGTTGGCCGAGGCGGGCTTTCTCGAGGTCGAGACGCCGATGCTCCAGGCCATTCACGGCGGCGCGAATGCGCGTCCGTTCGTCACGCACATCAATGCCTACGACGCGGACCTGTATCTGCGTATCGCGCCCGAGTTGTATCTGAAGCGACTTGCGGTCGGCGGTGTCGAGAAGGTTTTCGAGATCAACCGCAACTTCCGGAACGAAGGCGTCGACGCGACGCACAATCCGGAGTTCACGATGCTCGAGGCGTATGAGGCCTACGGCGACTACAACACGATGGCCGACCTGACGCGACGTCTCATCCTGAACGCGACGCGCGACGCCGTCGGAAGCACCGTCATCAACCGCGGTGGCGAGGAATTCGACATCGGCGGCGAATGGCGCACGGTCACGGTGAACGAGGGATTGTCCGAGGCCCTCGGAACCGAGATCACCGCCGACACTCCGGTCGCGGACCTGATCGCGTTGTGCCAGAAGGCGGACATCCCGTACAACCCCGACTGGAACCGCGGCCAGATTGTTCTGGAGATGTACGAGCACCTGCTGGAGGAACGCACGGTTCTGCCGACGTTCTACCGCGATTTCCCCACCGAGGTCTCGCCGCTGACGCGGGCTCACCGGGAGGATCCGCGATTGGCGGAACGGTGGGATCTCGTCGCATTCGGCACCGAGATCGGCACTGCTTATTCCGAACTCATCGACCCGGTGGAACAGCGCGCCCGGCTCACCGCGCAGTCGTTGCAGGCCGCCGGCGGCGACGCGGAGGCGATGCAGCTCGACGAGGACTTCCTCCGCGCCCTCGAGTACGCGATGCCCCCGACCGGCGGCATGGGCATGGGCGTCGACCGGCTGCTCATGATGATGACCGGCGCCAGCATCCGGCAGACCGTGCTGTTCCCGTTCGTCCGTCCGGAGTGA
- a CDS encoding amino-acid N-acetyltransferase — MQIRRARTADVREIQRFIDVYADDKILLSKPTVQLYEDVQEFWIAERTTETGPRVVGCGALHVMWEDLAEVRTLAVTPDERGTGVGHLLLAKLIEVARELGVARVFCLTFEVEFFTKHGFQQIDGVPVDQEVYAQILQSYDEGVAEFLDLERVKPNTLGNSRMLLTL, encoded by the coding sequence GTGCAGATCCGGCGCGCTCGCACCGCGGACGTGCGGGAGATCCAGCGCTTCATCGACGTCTACGCCGACGACAAGATCCTGCTCTCGAAGCCGACCGTCCAGCTGTACGAGGACGTGCAGGAGTTCTGGATCGCCGAGCGGACGACCGAGACCGGCCCCCGGGTCGTCGGCTGCGGGGCGCTGCACGTGATGTGGGAGGACCTCGCCGAGGTCCGCACCCTGGCCGTCACCCCGGACGAGCGCGGCACCGGCGTCGGGCACCTGCTGCTGGCGAAGCTGATCGAAGTCGCGCGGGAACTCGGCGTCGCGCGGGTGTTCTGCCTGACCTTCGAGGTCGAGTTCTTCACCAAGCACGGATTCCAGCAGATCGACGGCGTCCCGGTCGATCAAGAGGTGTACGCGCAGATTCTGCAGTCGTACGACGAAGGTGTCGCCGAGTTCCTGGATCTCGAACGGGTGAAGCCGAACACCTTGGGTAACTCCCGGATGCTGCTGACCTTATAG
- a CDS encoding Lsr2 dimerization domain-containing protein, which yields MAQKTLVILEDDLDGGEAAETVSFSLDGVAYEIDLSAKNAAKLRDAMALYVGSARRVGGRAARGKAKARTGNARTADIREWARTNGLDVSERGRIPASIVEQYEKVHK from the coding sequence ATGGCGCAAAAGACGCTGGTCATTCTTGAGGACGACCTGGACGGCGGTGAGGCCGCTGAGACGGTTTCCTTCTCGCTCGACGGCGTCGCCTACGAGATCGATCTTTCCGCCAAGAACGCCGCGAAGTTGCGCGACGCGATGGCCCTCTATGTGGGCTCCGCCCGCCGTGTGGGTGGCCGCGCCGCCCGCGGTAAGGCGAAGGCCCGCACCGGAAACGCGCGCACTGCCGACATCCGGGAATGGGCGCGGACGAACGGTCTCGACGTGAGCGAACGCGGTCGTATTCCCGCGTCGATCGTCGAGCAGTACGAGAAGGTTCACAAATAG
- a CDS encoding ATP-dependent Clp protease ATP-binding subunit: MFERFTDRARRVVVLAQEEARMLNHNYIGTEHILLGLIHEGEGVAAKALESLGISLEAVRQQVEEIIGQGQQAPSGHIPFTPRAKKVLELSLREALQLGHNYIGTEHILLGLIREGEGVAAQVLVKLGADLNRVRQQVIQLLSGYQGKEPAAAGGPQEGTPSTSLVLDQFGRNLTQAAREGKLDPVIGREKEIERVMQVLSRRTKNNPVLIGEPGVGKTAVVEGLSQKIVRGEVPETLKDKQLYTLDLGALVAGSRYRGDFEERLKKVLKEIRTRGDIILFIDELHTLVGAGAAEGAIDAASILKPMLARGELQTIGATTLDEYRKHLEKDAALERRFQPIQVAEPSLAHTIEILKGLRDRYEAHHRVSITDSALVAAATLADRYISDRFLPDKAIDLIDEAGSRMRIRRMTAPPDLREFDERIASVRRDKESAIDAQDFEKAASLRDKEKQLLAEKSTREKEWKAGDMDVVAEVDEELIAEVLATATGIPVFKLTEEESTRLLRMEDELHKRVIGQKEAIKALSQAIRRTRAGLKDPKRPGGSFIFAGPSGVGKTELSKTLAEFLFGDEDALIALDMSEFSEKHTVSRLFGSPPGYVGYEEGGQLTEKVRRKPFSVVLFDEVEKAHPDIFNSLLQILEDGRLTDAQGRVVDFKNTVIIMTTNLGTRDISKGINLGFAADGNQQTGYERMKLKVQDELKQHFRPEFLNRVDDIVVFHQLFEEEIIQIVDLMVAKLDERLKDKDMAVEVTPAAKQLLAKRGFDPVLGARPLRRAIQREVEDALSEKILYSELRPGQIVVVDVEGEGDSAKFTFRGEPKPITVPDSPPVELGSTE, translated from the coding sequence ATGTTCGAGAGATTCACCGACAGAGCCCGTCGGGTGGTCGTCCTGGCCCAGGAAGAGGCCCGGATGCTCAACCACAACTACATCGGGACCGAGCACATCCTGCTCGGCCTCATCCACGAGGGCGAGGGTGTCGCTGCGAAGGCCCTGGAGAGCCTGGGCATTTCGCTGGAGGCCGTCCGCCAGCAGGTCGAGGAGATCATCGGCCAGGGCCAGCAGGCCCCGTCCGGGCACATCCCCTTCACTCCGCGCGCCAAGAAGGTCCTGGAGCTGTCGCTGCGCGAGGCGCTGCAGCTCGGCCACAACTACATCGGCACCGAGCACATCCTGCTCGGTCTCATCCGCGAGGGTGAGGGCGTCGCCGCCCAGGTGCTGGTCAAGCTCGGCGCGGACCTCAACCGTGTCCGCCAGCAGGTCATCCAGCTCCTGTCCGGCTACCAGGGCAAGGAGCCGGCGGCCGCCGGCGGTCCCCAGGAAGGCACGCCGTCCACCTCGCTCGTGCTCGACCAGTTCGGCCGCAACCTCACGCAGGCCGCCCGGGAGGGCAAGCTCGACCCGGTCATCGGGCGCGAGAAGGAGATCGAGCGGGTCATGCAGGTCCTCTCGCGGCGCACCAAGAACAACCCGGTGCTGATCGGCGAGCCCGGCGTCGGCAAGACCGCCGTCGTCGAGGGCCTGTCCCAGAAGATCGTCCGCGGCGAGGTCCCCGAGACCCTCAAGGACAAGCAGCTGTACACCCTCGACCTCGGCGCCCTGGTCGCCGGTTCCCGCTACCGCGGTGACTTCGAGGAGCGGCTGAAGAAGGTCCTCAAGGAGATCCGCACCCGCGGCGACATCATCCTGTTCATCGACGAGCTGCACACGCTGGTCGGTGCCGGCGCTGCTGAAGGAGCCATCGACGCCGCGTCGATCCTGAAGCCGATGCTCGCCCGCGGTGAGCTGCAGACCATCGGCGCGACGACGCTGGACGAGTACCGCAAGCACCTGGAGAAGGACGCCGCGCTCGAGCGCCGCTTCCAGCCGATCCAGGTCGCGGAGCCGTCGCTGGCGCACACCATCGAGATCCTCAAGGGCCTGCGCGACCGGTACGAGGCGCACCACCGCGTCTCGATCACCGACTCCGCGCTGGTCGCGGCCGCCACCCTGGCCGACCGCTACATCTCCGACCGGTTCCTGCCGGACAAGGCGATCGACCTCATCGACGAGGCCGGCTCGCGCATGCGCATCCGTCGCATGACCGCGCCGCCGGACCTGCGCGAGTTCGACGAGCGCATCGCCTCGGTCCGCCGGGACAAGGAGTCGGCGATCGACGCGCAGGACTTCGAGAAGGCTGCCTCGCTCCGCGACAAGGAGAAGCAGCTCCTCGCCGAGAAGTCGACGCGCGAGAAGGAGTGGAAGGCCGGCGACATGGACGTCGTCGCCGAGGTGGACGAGGAGCTCATCGCCGAGGTCCTCGCGACCGCGACGGGCATCCCGGTCTTCAAGCTGACCGAGGAGGAGTCGACCCGACTGCTCCGCATGGAGGACGAGCTGCACAAGCGCGTCATCGGTCAGAAGGAAGCCATCAAGGCCCTCTCGCAGGCGATCCGCCGTACCCGCGCCGGTCTGAAGGACCCGAAGCGTCCGGGTGGTTCGTTCATCTTCGCCGGCCCGTCCGGTGTCGGTAAGACCGAGCTGTCCAAGACCCTCGCGGAGTTCCTGTTCGGCGACGAGGACGCCCTCATCGCCCTGGACATGTCCGAGTTCTCCGAGAAGCACACGGTCTCGCGCCTGTTCGGTTCGCCCCCCGGCTACGTGGGCTACGAAGAGGGCGGCCAGCTGACTGAGAAGGTGCGGCGCAAGCCGTTCTCGGTGGTCCTGTTCGACGAGGTCGAGAAGGCCCACCCGGACATCTTCAACTCGCTGCTGCAGATCCTGGAGGACGGTCGCCTGACCGACGCCCAGGGTCGGGTCGTCGACTTCAAGAACACCGTCATCATCATGACGACGAACCTGGGTACCCGGGACATCTCCAAGGGCATCAACCTGGGCTTCGCGGCCGACGGCAACCAGCAGACCGGCTACGAGCGGATGAAGCTCAAGGTCCAGGACGAGCTCAAGCAGCACTTCCGGCCCGAGTTCCTCAACCGCGTCGACGACATCGTCGTGTTCCACCAGCTGTTCGAGGAGGAGATCATCCAGATCGTGGATCTGATGGTCGCCAAGCTCGACGAGCGGCTGAAGGACAAGGACATGGCCGTCGAGGTCACGCCGGCGGCGAAGCAGCTGCTCGCGAAGCGGGGCTTCGACCCGGTCCTCGGCGCCCGGCCCCTGCGTCGTGCGATTCAGCGCGAGGTCGAGGACGCCCTCTCGGAGAAGATCCTCTACTCCGAGCTGCGTCCGGGCCAGATCGTCGTCGTGGACGTCGAGGGCGAGGGCGACTCGGCCAAGTTCACCTTCCGCGGTGAGCCGAAGCCGATCACCGTCCCCGACTCCCCGCCGGTGGAGCTCGGCTCTACGGAGTAG
- the disA gene encoding DNA integrity scanning diadenylate cyclase DisA, with protein MRATLAAVAPGTQLREGLERILRGHTGALIVFGHDKTVESMCTGGFVLDVEFSATRLRELAKMDGAIVLDRDATKILRAAVHLMPDSSIPTEESGTRHRTADRVSRQVGLPVISVSQSMNLIALYIQGQRHVLEESRSILDRANQALATLERYKLRLDEVSGTLSALEIEDLVTIRDVAAVAQRLEMVRRIAREIEGYVVELGTDGRLLALQLDELISGVEPDRQQVARDYLPPITGRNPYTVEDSLEALNSLTATDLLDLPTVARALGHSGSPEALDAAVSPRGFRLLAKVPRLPSAVIDRLVEHFGGLQKLLAASIDDLQRVEGVGESRARSVREGLSRLAESSILERYV; from the coding sequence CTGCGCGCCACGCTGGCCGCCGTCGCCCCGGGGACGCAACTGCGCGAGGGCCTCGAACGCATCCTTCGCGGCCACACCGGCGCGCTGATCGTGTTCGGCCACGACAAGACCGTCGAGTCGATGTGCACCGGCGGGTTCGTGCTGGACGTCGAGTTCTCCGCGACGCGCCTGCGTGAGCTGGCGAAGATGGACGGCGCGATCGTCCTCGACCGCGACGCCACGAAGATTCTGCGCGCGGCCGTGCACCTGATGCCGGACTCGTCGATCCCCACCGAGGAGTCGGGTACCCGGCACCGCACCGCGGACCGCGTCTCACGCCAGGTCGGGCTGCCGGTCATCTCGGTCAGCCAGTCGATGAATCTGATTGCCCTTTACATCCAGGGGCAGCGGCACGTCCTCGAGGAGTCGCGCTCGATCCTCGACCGCGCGAACCAGGCCCTCGCCACGCTCGAGCGGTACAAGCTCCGCCTCGACGAGGTCTCCGGCACCCTGTCGGCGCTGGAGATCGAGGACCTCGTGACGATCCGCGACGTCGCCGCCGTCGCCCAGCGCCTGGAGATGGTGCGCCGCATCGCCCGCGAGATCGAGGGCTACGTCGTCGAACTCGGCACCGACGGCCGCCTGCTCGCGCTGCAGCTGGACGAGCTCATCTCCGGCGTCGAGCCGGACCGTCAGCAGGTCGCCCGCGACTACCTCCCGCCGATCACCGGCCGGAACCCGTACACGGTCGAGGACTCGCTCGAGGCGCTGAACTCCCTCACCGCGACCGACCTGCTCGACCTCCCGACCGTCGCCCGCGCCCTCGGCCACTCCGGCAGCCCGGAGGCCCTCGACGCCGCCGTCAGCCCCCGCGGCTTCCGGCTGCTCGCGAAGGTCCCGCGTCTGCCCTCGGCCGTCATCGACCGCCTCGTCGAGCACTTCGGCGGCCTGCAGAAGCTCCTCGCGGCGAGCATCGACGACCTCCAGCGCGTGGAAGGCGTGGGCGAGTCCCGCGCCCGCTCCGTCCGCGAAGGCCTCTCCCGCCTCGCCGAGTCCTCGATCCTCGAGCGCTACGTCTGA